AGAAAGTTACGGAAGGGAAGTCCCTCAAGAAATAATAAAAACCGTTTCCCAGTTATTAGAGCAGGTACATGAATCCTGAAAGCAGGGTAATAAGGAAAGTTTTAGCCCTTCAGAACGACGAAAAGATTTTTAGCGGAGAAAGAAGGGTTTTAATCGCCTTCTCGGGCGGGGTGGACTCCGTAGTCCTCACAGATGTCCTTCTAAAACTTAAGAATTACTTTTCCCTTAAAGAAGTAGCCCTTGCACACTTCAACCATATGCTAAGGGAGAGTGCAGAGAGGGACGAGGAGTTTTGCAAGGAATTTGCCAAGGAAAGAAACATGAAAATTTTTGTAGGCAAGGAAGACGTAAGGGCTTTTGCGAAAGAGAATAGAATGAGCCTGGAAGAAGCCGGAAGGTTCCTGAGGTACAAATTCTTAAAGGAGATCCTTGAAAGTGAAGGTTTTGATTGCATAGCAACCGCTCACCACTTGAACGACCTCCTCGAGACTTCCCTTCTCTTTTTTACGAGGGGAACGGGACTCGACGGACTTATAGGTTTTCTGCCGAAAGAAGAAGTTATCCGAAGACCCCTCTACTACGTAAAAAGGAGTGAGATAGAGGAGTACGCAAAATTCAAAGGACTCAGGTGGGTAGAGGATGAAACCAATTACGAAGTTTCCATACCCAGAAACAGGATAAGACACAGGGTAATTCCGGAGCTCAAAAGGATTAATGAAAACCTAGAAGACACTTTCTTGAAAATGGTAAAAGTTTTGAGAGCGGAAAGGGAATTTCTGGAGGAGGAAGCGCAGAAGCTTTACAAGGAAGTAAAAAAAGGGAACTGCCTTGACGTAAAAAAGTTAAAAGAAAAACCCTTAGCCCTTCAAAGGAGGGTTATCAGGAAGTTTATAGGAGAAAAGGATTACGAGAAAGTAGAACTGGTAAGGAGTTTACTGGAAAAGGGAGGGGAAGTAAACCTCGGGAAGGGAAAAGTTTTAAAGAGGAAGGAAAGGTGGCTCTGCTTTAGTCCTGAGGTTTGAACTCGCAGGTTTCGGGGTCTATTGTTCTGTAGAGAGGTTCTACCTTTCCGCCGGGTGTGGAGTCTTCAAAGTCTCTGGGAACTCCGAGTTCTTCTATGCAGTTTACGAGGTCGTGGTAAAACTCAGCAACCTTAACCAGTCCTGTTTCCTTTCCAACTTCGTTAAACATCCTTATCTTGTCCGTAGCCTTACCCTTACCCCTTTCAACTATCGCTCCCGCGTGACCGAAGGAAACACCTTCCATCTTCTCTTGGAACTTACCGGCTACAAACGCCGCAACGGGTTTGTTCCACCTACCTTCCTTGTAAAGTCTGAGTATCGTCTCGGCTGCCTGCTCTTCGTAAGTTCCGCCTACCTCTCCCTGTATAACTACACCCTTGACGTTGGGGTCATCCGCTATTTCTTCTAGAACGTCCGCAAAGGTTGTACAGGATATAACGTCTCCGCCGAGTGCCAGAGCCATGTAAACACCCCATCCCCTTCTCTTGAACATTTCCGCCGTTGTCGTGGTAAGTCCTCCAGACTTAGAGAGTATGACGAGTCCGCCGTCCGCGTAGGCTATGGAAGGATTTTTACCTCCTATCGCACCAATCCTTGCGGGAATTCTCGGAACTATGCAACCGAGGGAAGTAGGGCCTACTATCGTAACACCCCTTTCTTTCGCGTAGTGATAGAAGTAAACGGTATCCCTTATGGGAACGTGTTCCGTGACTATGTAGATTAACTTGATTCCCGCGTCGATGAGTTCTATTACCGCGTCCTTTACGGAAGCTGGAGGAACGTAAACGAGCCCAGTGTTTACGTCTTTTCCTTCGGGAGAAGAAAGAGCTTCCTTTACGGTGTTGAAGACGGGAACTCCCGCAACTTCCGTTCCGCCTTTTCCGGGCGTAACTCCAACCTTAATAAATCCGGGGTAGAGGGCTTCACTTTCGGTAACGACCTGAGAGGCTTCCCTTCCCGTAATACCTACAACAATTATCCTCGTTTTATCGTTCAAGTACTTCGTACCTACGTTCCAGTTCTTTTCCATAATTGGTTTATTATAACGCGGTTTTAAAAAGCTTGTGATAAAAAGCAATGATTTAGCCAAGTGGACAAAAATCTTACAGCGCCTATTTAATAAATTCTTAACGGAGGTGATGAATGGTACAGCTCGCCTTAAAGGAGGAGAAAGAACTTACTAAGGAGGAGATAAAGGAACTCCAGAAAGAAGTTAGGAGACTCGCAAAGGAAAAGAACGCTGTAATACTCGCTCACTATTATCAGAGACCGGAGGTTCAAGATATAGCGGATTTTGTAGGAGATTCTTTAGAGCTCGCCAGAAAGGCTTCTCAGACGGACGCGGACATTATTGTATTCTGCGGTGTTAGGTTTATGTGTGAAACCGCAAAGATAGTAAATCCCGAGAAAAAGGTTCTCCACCCAAATCCGGAAAGCGGATGCCCCATGGCAGACATGATAACGGCAAAGCAAGTAAGGGAACTCAGGGAAAAGCATCCGGACGCGGAATTCGTAGCCTACATAAACACCACCGCGGACGTTAAGGCGGAAGTGGACATATGCGTAACCTCCGCAAACGCCCCAAAAATAATAAAGAAACTCGAAGCTAAAAAGATCGTATTCCTACCGGATCAAGCTCTCGGTAACTGGGTGGCAAAGCAAGTTCCGGAAAAGGAATTCATAATATGGAAAGGTTTCTGTCCTCCACACTTTGAGTTTACGTACAAGGAACTCGAAAAGTTAAAGGAAATGTACCCCGACGCCAAGGTGGCAGTTCACCCAGAGTGCCACCCCAGAGTCATAGAACTTGCGGACTTCGTAGGATCTACTTCCCAGATACTCAAGTACGCCACAAGTGTTGATGCAAAAAGGGTAATAGTGGTAACCGAAGTTGGACTCAAGTACACACTGGAAAAGATTAATCCGAATAAGGAATACATTTTCCCCCAATCCATGAATTACTGCGGAACCGTTTACTGTTGTACAATGAAGGGAATTACGCTACCTAAAGTTTACGAGACCTTAAAGAACGAAATAAACGAAGTGACGCTTCCCAAAGATATTATAGAGAGGGCGAGGAGACCCATAGAGAGGATGCTCGAGCTCAGTTAAAGTATCTTCTTTGCGGTTTCCCACATGGCTATAGCACCGGCGGACCCGACATTTAACGAAGTTACTTTCCCCTTCATTGGTATGGTTACGATTTGGTCCGAAATATCTAAAACACTCTTTGAGACTCCTTTGTCCTCGGATCCCAAGACAAGAGCTACGGGAAGAGGAATGTCAACCTCCCTTATATCCTTTCCTCCTTTTTCTACCGCAAACACCCACCCTCCCATCTTCTGGAAGTTCTTAAGTTCTCTCGAAAGACTGGAAACTTTTGAAATCTTCAGGTGAAAGACTGCACCGCTTGAAGCCTTAACTACGGTCTCGTTGATGGGAGAAGTCCTGTCCTTAGAAATTAAAGCTCCAACTCCGCCGAGAACCTCGCAGGTTCTGAGCAAGTTTCCCACGTTTTGAGGGTCGGTTATGTGGTCTATCACTATAAAGAAAGACTTTTTCTCAATACACTCCTTAAATAGTTCATGAGGGGAAACGTAATTTACGGGAGAAAGAAGCGCAACAACTCCCTGAGTTTTCTTGGTTCCCGCGAGTTCTTCTACTTTCTTTCTTGATATCCTCTGAACTTTTACACCTCTCTTTTTTGCGAGTTCTAAAAGTTCTTTGGGCGGGTGGCTGTCGTGAGCCACGTAAATCTTTTCTAAGTTTCTTCCCGCCCTCAATGCCTCTATTATCGGGTTCCTTCCCCAGATTACGAACTTCTTCTCCATTTTATTTCCCTAAAGTCTGTGGATCCTTCTCACAAAGTAAGAAATCACCTCGTACCACACCTTTACCACTTCCCAGTCTATAGCGAAGTAGTCGTCTAGCTGTGTGTGTCTGAGAGTAAAGGGATCTGATGAGAGAAAGAGTGTTTGTGCTCCCTTTTCTTTGAAGGGTACGTGGTCGCTCATTCCCGTCTTACTTTCCACAAAGGGTATATCCACCTTCATGTCCATCAAGTGTTTGAATAATTTTTCGTTGATGAGCCTTCCGTTTTCCCCGCTCGCGTCCTCGTACAGAACCGCCGGATTCTTCCAGCCTATAGAGTCGAGGTTTATCACGTAAAAGATATTCTTTGAGTGAAGGGCGTGGTGAGAAGCACCTTCCAGTCCTAGTTCTTCGCAATCCGTAAAGAGTATCCTTATCCTGAAGGGAATTTCCTGAAATCCCGCAAGTTCCCTTGACATCACGAGCAAAAGTGCTACGGAAAGACCGTTGTCTATAGCACCGTACACGAAGGGTTTTGTATCGTAATGAGCTACGAGCAAGAGCACGGGTCCCCTTCCGAACTCCACATAAAGGTTCTTCCCCTTTATCTCCTTTTTCTCCGTTCTTATATCGAGGATTACGTTCTTTCCCTCAATTCTTTTGACTATTTCCCTAGTAGTGTTTACCGCAAAGAACTTTACGTCTCCTATAGTTCCAGAAAAGGGCACGTCCAGTTCTTCCAGAAAGGTTACCATTCCGGAAGCTTTTTTATCCCTTAAAAACTTCGCCTTTTCGGAGTCCCTCCTTCCCCCTACGGGCAGGGCTACTACCTTTCCCTTCAAATCCTTTTCTTCTTCAAGGTTTTTAAGGATTACTACTTCTCCCGATGTCTCTCCCCAAAGACTTCCGATGAGCGGAAAGGCCGGGAATTCTTCCCCTTCGCACTTTATCCTTGCAGAAACGGGAACGGTTTTAGTTACGGAAAAATCCTCCTCGTAAACCTTAAAACCTTTCCTCTTCAGATAATTTTTTATAAACTTCCTCGCTTCTTTATTCCCTTTAGTGCCGGAAAGCCTGTTTTTCCAACAAATCTCCTCGCATACTCTTTGAATTTCTTTTATCTTCTCACTTATCATAAACGGGCGTTAACCACTTTTTGTACCTCTGGATTTTCCCCCTTACTGCGTTAAAGTAAAACTCCTGAAGCTGTTTTGTTATAGGACCTATCTCTCCGTTTCCTATCTTCCTGTTGTCTATCTCTACCACGGGAGTCACTTCGGCAGCTGTCCCCGTCAAAAACACCTCGTCCGCGGTGTAAAGCTCACTCCTCGCTATTGGTCTTTCCTCCACCTCCACAACTAGTTCCTTTTTCAAAAGAGTTATTACCGCGTTCCTCGTTATGCCTTCAAGTATGTGTTCGTTGGGAGAAGGTGTTATGGCCTTTCCGTTTTTTATTATAAAGATATTTTCTCCCGAACCTTCCGCAACGTAGCCCTGAGAGTTGAGAAGTATAGCCTCGTCGTATCCAGACATGAGGGCTTCAGTCTTTGCAAGTGCACTGTTCACGTAGGCCCCCGCAACCTTCCAGCGGGATGGTATTGAGTTGTCGTCGTTCCTCCTCCAAGAAGAAACCTTTGCCCTTATACCCTTTGAAGTGTCTAGGTACCTGCCGAACCTGTAGAGGTATATCGCTATTTCGGGTGTGTAGTCTATTAACTTAGGAGTTAATTTCAAGTCCTTAAAGTAAGCTATAGGTCTTATGTAAACGTCCTCCCTTATCTCAGATTTTCTTAATATCTCTTTAGTAATTTCAACGAGTTCCTCAGCAGAGTAGTTTAATTCCATAAACAGACACCTTGCGTTAGTGAGGAGTCTTTCGTAGTGTTCCTTTGCAAAGAGGATGTAGAGTTGTTCCTCTTCTTCGTTCCAGTACGCCCTTATCCCTTCAAAGATGGCCGTGCCGTAGTGGAAGGAATTGGTCATTATGCTTATTTTTGCCTCTTCCACGGGCACTATTTTGCCTTCGAAGAAAGCGAAATCCATGGAAAAAGATTTTAGCATTTTTCAAGGAAATAAGTTAAACTTAAAGTATAAAAGGCAAAGGGAGGAAGTTATGCAAAAAAAACACAGGCTTATTTTCCTCGCAACGGTTTTAGCCGGTTTGATACTATTCTACTTCGGTGTGGACACGTGGATGAAACAAAAACAGGTTCAGCAAAACCAGCCTCCTCCCATAGTCATAAAGCCGGTAGCTCCCGTAAAGCCAAAAACTCAAGAAAGTAATCAAACTACAAAGAAAGAGGTAAAACAGGAGGAACAAAAGAAGGAAGAACCTAAAAAGATGGTACAAAAGCAAGAAACGCAGGAAAAGAGGGAAGTAAAAAAATCCGAGAAGAATGAGGTAAAGCAGACTCAGGAGAAAAAAGATGTAAAGGTTGCGAAAAAGGTTCCAAAAACAGAAAAGAAGGCTGCGAATTTAAGAACGTACAAGTTTCAGGTGGGGGCATTTCGCTACAGGGAAAACGCTTACAAAATGGCAAAAATCGTGAGGAGTAAAGGTTTTGACGCTCAAGTTGTTAAGGTTGGAAGTCTTTACAGAGTTTACGCCTACGTTAAGGCTAAAAATTACTGGGAAGCGAAAAGAGAAATTAAGAAGCACTTTAAGGATGCTATATTTGTAAGGAAATGAAAAAGGTTCTTTTACTGCTCTCTTTAATCTTACTCCTATCCTGTTTTCCCAAAGTAGAACAACGTCACTGGAAGGTTTACTACGATCTCGGAACCGCAGCTTTTGCGGCGAGGAATTACTCGGAAGCCATCGCAAACTTCCACAAGGCTTTGAGGGCAAA
The genomic region above belongs to Aquifex aeolicus VF5 and contains:
- the tilS gene encoding tRNA lysidine(34) synthetase TilS, whose protein sequence is MNPESRVIRKVLALQNDEKIFSGERRVLIAFSGGVDSVVLTDVLLKLKNYFSLKEVALAHFNHMLRESAERDEEFCKEFAKERNMKIFVGKEDVRAFAKENRMSLEEAGRFLRYKFLKEILESEGFDCIATAHHLNDLLETSLLFFTRGTGLDGLIGFLPKEEVIRRPLYYVKRSEIEEYAKFKGLRWVEDETNYEVSIPRNRIRHRVIPELKRINENLEDTFLKMVKVLRAEREFLEEEAQKLYKEVKKGNCLDVKKLKEKPLALQRRVIRKFIGEKDYEKVELVRSLLEKGGEVNLGKGKVLKRKERWLCFSPEV
- a CDS encoding succinate--CoA ligase subunit alpha, with the translated sequence MEKNWNVGTKYLNDKTRIIVVGITGREASQVVTESEALYPGFIKVGVTPGKGGTEVAGVPVFNTVKEALSSPEGKDVNTGLVYVPPASVKDAVIELIDAGIKLIYIVTEHVPIRDTVYFYHYAKERGVTIVGPTSLGCIVPRIPARIGAIGGKNPSIAYADGGLVILSKSGGLTTTTAEMFKRRGWGVYMALALGGDVISCTTFADVLEEIADDPNVKGVVIQGEVGGTYEEQAAETILRLYKEGRWNKPVAAFVAGKFQEKMEGVSFGHAGAIVERGKGKATDKIRMFNEVGKETGLVKVAEFYHDLVNCIEELGVPRDFEDSTPGGKVEPLYRTIDPETCEFKPQD
- the nadA gene encoding quinolinate synthase NadA; translation: MVQLALKEEKELTKEEIKELQKEVRRLAKEKNAVILAHYYQRPEVQDIADFVGDSLELARKASQTDADIIVFCGVRFMCETAKIVNPEKKVLHPNPESGCPMADMITAKQVRELREKHPDAEFVAYINTTADVKAEVDICVTSANAPKIIKKLEAKKIVFLPDQALGNWVAKQVPEKEFIIWKGFCPPHFEFTYKELEKLKEMYPDAKVAVHPECHPRVIELADFVGSTSQILKYATSVDAKRVIVVTEVGLKYTLEKINPNKEYIFPQSMNYCGTVYCCTMKGITLPKVYETLKNEINEVTLPKDIIERARRPIERMLELS
- the rlmB gene encoding 23S rRNA (guanosine(2251)-2'-O)-methyltransferase RlmB; translated protein: MEKKFVIWGRNPIIEALRAGRNLEKIYVAHDSHPPKELLELAKKRGVKVQRISRKKVEELAGTKKTQGVVALLSPVNYVSPHELFKECIEKKSFFIVIDHITDPQNVGNLLRTCEVLGGVGALISKDRTSPINETVVKASSGAVFHLKISKVSSLSRELKNFQKMGGWVFAVEKGGKDIREVDIPLPVALVLGSEDKGVSKSVLDISDQIVTIPMKGKVTSLNVGSAGAIAMWETAKKIL
- a CDS encoding Zn-dependent exopeptidase M28, producing MISEKIKEIQRVCEEICWKNRLSGTKGNKEARKFIKNYLKRKGFKVYEEDFSVTKTVPVSARIKCEGEEFPAFPLIGSLWGETSGEVVILKNLEEEKDLKGKVVALPVGGRRDSEKAKFLRDKKASGMVTFLEELDVPFSGTIGDVKFFAVNTTREIVKRIEGKNVILDIRTEKKEIKGKNLYVEFGRGPVLLLVAHYDTKPFVYGAIDNGLSVALLLVMSRELAGFQEIPFRIRILFTDCEELGLEGASHHALHSKNIFYVINLDSIGWKNPAVLYEDASGENGRLINEKLFKHLMDMKVDIPFVESKTGMSDHVPFKEKGAQTLFLSSDPFTLRHTQLDDYFAIDWEVVKVWYEVISYFVRRIHRL
- the ilvE gene encoding branched-chain-amino-acid transaminase — its product is MDFAFFEGKIVPVEEAKISIMTNSFHYGTAIFEGIRAYWNEEEEQLYILFAKEHYERLLTNARCLFMELNYSAEELVEITKEILRKSEIREDVYIRPIAYFKDLKLTPKLIDYTPEIAIYLYRFGRYLDTSKGIRAKVSSWRRNDDNSIPSRWKVAGAYVNSALAKTEALMSGYDEAILLNSQGYVAEGSGENIFIIKNGKAITPSPNEHILEGITRNAVITLLKKELVVEVEERPIARSELYTADEVFLTGTAAEVTPVVEIDNRKIGNGEIGPITKQLQEFYFNAVRGKIQRYKKWLTPVYDK
- a CDS encoding SPOR domain-containing protein translates to MQKKHRLIFLATVLAGLILFYFGVDTWMKQKQVQQNQPPPIVIKPVAPVKPKTQESNQTTKKEVKQEEQKKEEPKKMVQKQETQEKREVKKSEKNEVKQTQEKKDVKVAKKVPKTEKKAANLRTYKFQVGAFRYRENAYKMAKIVRSKGFDAQVVKVGSLYRVYAYVKAKNYWEAKREIKKHFKDAIFVRK